A genomic stretch from Myxocyprinus asiaticus isolate MX2 ecotype Aquarium Trade chromosome 24, UBuf_Myxa_2, whole genome shotgun sequence includes:
- the cep78 gene encoding centrosomal protein of 78 kDa isoform X2 — translation MMLESAQIRRRGALDFEGYYDHVCAAQGSAPVRAVKTSLSRGILDFNADHISLVDWTPILSALAINKHLQHVAIKSCHLTNLGAQSSYRSHSKKKIPVIHSKNMSLQLCKAVQKCLCESSSLKTLQLHGLPLRERDLIALTKGLAKSVSLEHLSLAHCPIADEGLEVICQSVKYSTTIKTVDFTSCNITWQGAEHMANIIKHQATRRHSTAWVETLRYRRAEFEAMSGLRRVTLNENILIGDRGVMALAHELTEDLWVKAVDLQRCGISNEGARVLEKMLQSNSTLCVLDIRRNPLIDNNLVKAVLKRVLMNAKSQDSQYLWLKPPSPKDTFDQSRQFRRKNTGKATYRIGSRRPSFINSGCRPPRPGTVGYVPWRTAARAGLQRGVPQAEGVTDQSFQNATSVRVTVETESESEEVESEYVQSPQEKISSSQFRRLQTENNRLQVELEECRLRLAEERNARLKTSSHLVELELENERLRSVNLSLSEAHLSTSVLEDERVLESIESSFHKFHAFLDLLKDAGLGQFASRAGIDQSDFGLLGRPQLSSTERVHVGQGDQRKEEKRESTANTDNPHAVSGTHSGTPAKTEDPPQFQSLQQVPLIPAMEVCHTSPILQEPLVFEALEQSRHRASGGSRSGSSASSVRLQSTGSRSYRVNGSEGKVSSALSSRASSVSQLGSGRQSSSESQRSAAGLVGF, via the exons ATGATGCTGGAATCAGCACAGATCCGTAGGAGAGGTGCTCTGGACTTTGAAGGTTACTATGATCACGTCTGTGCAGCTCAGGGGTCAGCTCCCGTCCGTGCAGTGAAAACCAGTCTGAGCCGAGGAATCTTAGATTTTAATGCTGATCACATCAGCCTTGTGGACTGGACGCCAATACTATCAGCCCTTGCAATCAACAAACACCTCCAGCATGTTGCCATCAAGAGCTGCCACCTCACCAACCTTGGAGCTCAAA GTTCTTACAGGTCCCATAGTAAAAAGAAAATCCCTGTTATTCATTCAAAGAATATGAGCCTTCAGCTGTGTAAGGCTGTGCAGAAGTGCCTGTGTGAATCGAGCAGCTTAAAGACTCTTCAGCTACATGGTCTGCCATTGAGAGAGAGGGATCTCATTGCTTTAACAAAG GGTTTAGCTAAGAGTGTGTCATTGGAGCATCTGTCTTTAGCACACTGCCCAATCGCAGATGAGGGTTTGGAAG TCATCTGTCAGAGTGTCAAGTATTCCACAACAATCAAGACAGTGGATTTTACTTCCTGTAATATAACCTGGCAGGGGGCAGAGCATATGGCTAATATAATAAAg CATCAGGCAACAAGGCGGCATAGCACGGCGTGGGTGGAGACTCTGCGCTACCGAAGGGCAGAATTTGAGGCCATGAGCGGACTGCGCAGGGTCACTCTCAATGAAAACATTCTGATAGGGGACAGAGGAGTGATGGCACTGGCCCACGAGCTTACAGAGGACCTGTGGGTCAAAG CAGTGGACCTGCAGCGGTGTGGGATCTCCAATGAAGGAGCTCGAGTTTTAGAGAAGATGCTTCAGTCCAATTCTACTCTGTGTGTGCTGGACATCAGGAGAAACCCACTGATTG ATAATAATCTAGTGAAGGCGGTGCTCAAAAGAGTTCTTATGAACGCCAAAAGCCAAGACTCTCAG TATCTATGGCTTAAACCTCCTTCCCCTAAAGACACTTTTGATCAATCACGCCAGTTTAGGAGGAAGAATACTGGAAAAGCTACGTATAGAATTG GATCTCGTCGGCCCTCATTTATAAACTCTGGGTGCAGGCCTCCACGGCCTGGAACGGTGGGGTACGTCCCATGGCGCACAGCGGCCCGGGCCGGTTTACAGAG AGGTGTGCCACAGGCTGAGGGGGTGACAGACCAAAGTTTTCAA AACGCCACCTCTGTGCGGGTTACCGTGGAGACAGAGTCCGAGTCAGAGGAAGTGGAGAGTGAATATGTGCAGAGTCCTCAGGAGAAAATCTCAAGCAGCCAGTTCAGACGACTACAGACAGAAAACAATCGACTACAG GTGGAGTTAGAGGAGTGTCGGTTGAGGCTGGCAGAGGAGAGGAATGCCAGACTGAAGACCAGCTCTCACCTGGTGGAG CTGGAGCTGGAGAATGAGCGTCTACGCAGTGtgaatctttctctctctgaagCCCATCTCAGCACCTCTGTTCTGGAGGATGAACGTGTGCTCGAGAGCATCGAGTCTTCCTTCCACAAATTCCATGCCTTTCTAGACCTGCTAAAAGATGCTGG GCTGGGCCAGTTTGCGTCTAGGGCTGGGATTGACCAATCGGACTTCGGGCTTCTTGGGCGTCCTCAGCTCTCCTCAACAGAGAGGGTCCATGTAGGCCAAGGGGACCAGAGAAAGGAAGAGAAGAGGGAGAGTACAGCA AATACGGACAACCCTCATGCTGTATCTGGGACTCATTCAGGAACTCCTGCTAAAACTGAAGACCCGCCCCAGTTTCAGTCCCTACAGCAAGTGCCCTTAATTCCAGCCATGGAGGTCTGCCATACCTCTCCGATCCTACAGGAGCCGCTTGTGTTTGAGGCCCTTGAGCAGAGCCGACACAGGGCCAGTGGAGGTTCTCGCTCAGGGAGTTCAGCCAGCAGTGTTCGTCTTCAATCCACAGGCTCTAGATCCTACCGAGTGAACGGATCTGAAGGGAAAGTGTCTTCAGCTCTGAGCTCAAGAGCTTCTAGTGTTTCTCAGTTGGGTTCAGGCAGACAGAGTTCTTCAGAAAGCCAGAGGAGCGCTGCTGGATTAGTTGGGTTTTAG
- the cep78 gene encoding centrosomal protein of 78 kDa isoform X1, giving the protein MMLESAQIRRRGALDFEGYYDHVCAAQGSAPVRAVKTSLSRGILDFNADHISLVDWTPILSALAINKHLQHVAIKSCHLTNLGAQSSYRSHSKKKIPVIHSKNMSLQLCKAVQKCLCESSSLKTLQLHGLPLRERDLIALTKGLAKSVSLEHLSLAHCPIADEGLEVICQSVKYSTTIKTVDFTSCNITWQGAEHMANIIKHQATRRHSTAWVETLRYRRAEFEAMSGLRRVTLNENILIGDRGVMALAHELTEDLWVKAVDLQRCGISNEGARVLEKMLQSNSTLCVLDIRRNPLIDNNLVKAVLKRVLMNAKSQDSQYLWLKPPSPKDTFDQSRQFRRKNTGKATYRIGSRRPSFINSGCRPPRPGTVGYVPWRTAARAGLQRGVPQAEGVTDQSFQNATSVRVTVETESESEEVESEYVQSPQEKISSSQFRRLQTENNRLQCSSFPHPQVELEECRLRLAEERNARLKTSSHLVELELENERLRSVNLSLSEAHLSTSVLEDERVLESIESSFHKFHAFLDLLKDAGLGQFASRAGIDQSDFGLLGRPQLSSTERVHVGQGDQRKEEKRESTANTDNPHAVSGTHSGTPAKTEDPPQFQSLQQVPLIPAMEVCHTSPILQEPLVFEALEQSRHRASGGSRSGSSASSVRLQSTGSRSYRVNGSEGKVSSALSSRASSVSQLGSGRQSSSESQRSAAGLVGF; this is encoded by the exons ATGATGCTGGAATCAGCACAGATCCGTAGGAGAGGTGCTCTGGACTTTGAAGGTTACTATGATCACGTCTGTGCAGCTCAGGGGTCAGCTCCCGTCCGTGCAGTGAAAACCAGTCTGAGCCGAGGAATCTTAGATTTTAATGCTGATCACATCAGCCTTGTGGACTGGACGCCAATACTATCAGCCCTTGCAATCAACAAACACCTCCAGCATGTTGCCATCAAGAGCTGCCACCTCACCAACCTTGGAGCTCAAA GTTCTTACAGGTCCCATAGTAAAAAGAAAATCCCTGTTATTCATTCAAAGAATATGAGCCTTCAGCTGTGTAAGGCTGTGCAGAAGTGCCTGTGTGAATCGAGCAGCTTAAAGACTCTTCAGCTACATGGTCTGCCATTGAGAGAGAGGGATCTCATTGCTTTAACAAAG GGTTTAGCTAAGAGTGTGTCATTGGAGCATCTGTCTTTAGCACACTGCCCAATCGCAGATGAGGGTTTGGAAG TCATCTGTCAGAGTGTCAAGTATTCCACAACAATCAAGACAGTGGATTTTACTTCCTGTAATATAACCTGGCAGGGGGCAGAGCATATGGCTAATATAATAAAg CATCAGGCAACAAGGCGGCATAGCACGGCGTGGGTGGAGACTCTGCGCTACCGAAGGGCAGAATTTGAGGCCATGAGCGGACTGCGCAGGGTCACTCTCAATGAAAACATTCTGATAGGGGACAGAGGAGTGATGGCACTGGCCCACGAGCTTACAGAGGACCTGTGGGTCAAAG CAGTGGACCTGCAGCGGTGTGGGATCTCCAATGAAGGAGCTCGAGTTTTAGAGAAGATGCTTCAGTCCAATTCTACTCTGTGTGTGCTGGACATCAGGAGAAACCCACTGATTG ATAATAATCTAGTGAAGGCGGTGCTCAAAAGAGTTCTTATGAACGCCAAAAGCCAAGACTCTCAG TATCTATGGCTTAAACCTCCTTCCCCTAAAGACACTTTTGATCAATCACGCCAGTTTAGGAGGAAGAATACTGGAAAAGCTACGTATAGAATTG GATCTCGTCGGCCCTCATTTATAAACTCTGGGTGCAGGCCTCCACGGCCTGGAACGGTGGGGTACGTCCCATGGCGCACAGCGGCCCGGGCCGGTTTACAGAG AGGTGTGCCACAGGCTGAGGGGGTGACAGACCAAAGTTTTCAA AACGCCACCTCTGTGCGGGTTACCGTGGAGACAGAGTCCGAGTCAGAGGAAGTGGAGAGTGAATATGTGCAGAGTCCTCAGGAGAAAATCTCAAGCAGCCAGTTCAGACGACTACAGACAGAAAACAATCGACTACAG TGCAGTTCCTTCCCTCACCCACAGGTGGAGTTAGAGGAGTGTCGGTTGAGGCTGGCAGAGGAGAGGAATGCCAGACTGAAGACCAGCTCTCACCTGGTGGAG CTGGAGCTGGAGAATGAGCGTCTACGCAGTGtgaatctttctctctctgaagCCCATCTCAGCACCTCTGTTCTGGAGGATGAACGTGTGCTCGAGAGCATCGAGTCTTCCTTCCACAAATTCCATGCCTTTCTAGACCTGCTAAAAGATGCTGG GCTGGGCCAGTTTGCGTCTAGGGCTGGGATTGACCAATCGGACTTCGGGCTTCTTGGGCGTCCTCAGCTCTCCTCAACAGAGAGGGTCCATGTAGGCCAAGGGGACCAGAGAAAGGAAGAGAAGAGGGAGAGTACAGCA AATACGGACAACCCTCATGCTGTATCTGGGACTCATTCAGGAACTCCTGCTAAAACTGAAGACCCGCCCCAGTTTCAGTCCCTACAGCAAGTGCCCTTAATTCCAGCCATGGAGGTCTGCCATACCTCTCCGATCCTACAGGAGCCGCTTGTGTTTGAGGCCCTTGAGCAGAGCCGACACAGGGCCAGTGGAGGTTCTCGCTCAGGGAGTTCAGCCAGCAGTGTTCGTCTTCAATCCACAGGCTCTAGATCCTACCGAGTGAACGGATCTGAAGGGAAAGTGTCTTCAGCTCTGAGCTCAAGAGCTTCTAGTGTTTCTCAGTTGGGTTCAGGCAGACAGAGTTCTTCAGAAAGCCAGAGGAGCGCTGCTGGATTAGTTGGGTTTTAG